One part of the Raphanus sativus cultivar WK10039 chromosome 7, ASM80110v3, whole genome shotgun sequence genome encodes these proteins:
- the LOC108818386 gene encoding serine carboxypeptidase-like 35, translating into MKKNALWLLLVLMLPAIAYGRKPEKKVTVSSGRKEEDLVTGLPGQPPVNFRHYAGYVDLGPRQKQKALFYWFFEAQHNSSGRPLVLWLNGGPGCSSVAYGAAQELGPFLVRTNGGNLTFNDFSWNKEANMLFLEAPVGVGFSYTNNSVDLGKLGDQVTSEDSLTFLINWFMKFPEFRSNEFYLTGESYAGHYVPQLAEVIYDRNKKVPRDSRINLKGFMIGNAAINEETDMTGLVDYAWSHAIVSDELHSNLHSTCRLEEEQTSNKTIQCIENIKAFSEAYNDIDIYSIYTPVCLSSDSSSSSPRRPKLVVSPSLFTYHDMWDKFPAAGYDPCTEAYTENYFNRKDVQVALHANVTNLPYPYTPCSGVIRRWSEAPSTVLPTIQKLLTGGLRIWIYSGDTDGRVPVTSTRYSIKKMGPKVMLPWRSWFHESQVGGWVETYAGGLTFATVRGAGHQVPVFAPAQSLTLFSHFLSSTPLPSKRF; encoded by the exons ATGAAGAAGAACGCACTATGGCTACTGCTCGTTCTCATGTTGCCGGCGATAGCCTACGGTAGGAAACCGGAGAAGAAGGTAACGGTTTCGTCGGGAAGGAAAGAGGAGGACCTTGTGACTGGTTTGCCCGGCCAACCACCGGTTAACTTCAGACATTACGCCGGTTACGTGGATCTAGGGCCTCGACAGAAGCAAAAGGCACTTTTCTATTGGTTCTTCGAAGCCCAACACAACTCTTCTGGTCGTCCTCTCGTCCTTTGGCTCAACGGAG GACCGGGTTGCTCATCGGTAGCCTATGGAGCTGCACAAGAACTAGGCCCTTTCCTTGTTCGCACCAACGGTGGCAACCTTACCTTCAACGACTTCTCTTGGAACAAAG aGGCCAATATGTTGTTCTTGGAAGCACCGGTAGGGGTTGGATTCTCGTATACTAATAACTCGGTGGATCTTGGAAAGCTTGGGGATCAAGTTACTTCAGAGGACTCTCTTACTTTCTTGATCAACTGGTTCATGAAATTCCCTGAGTTTCGGTCCAACGAGTTCTACCTCACCGGAGAGAGTTACGCAG GTCACTATGTTCCTCAGCTTGCGGAGGTCATTTACGACAGGAACAAGAAGGTTCCAAGAGACTCTCGCATCAATCTCAAGGGTTTCATG ATTGGGAATGCGGCTATCAATGAGGAAACAGACATGACAGGACTAGTAGACTACGCATGGAGCCACGCTATAGTATCTGACGAGCTCCATAGTAACCTTCATAGCACGTGCCGTCTTGAGGAAGAGCAAACGAGCAACAAGACCATACAATGCATCGAAAACATCAAAGCTTTCTCGGAAGCTTACAACGATATCGATATATACAGCATCTATACTCCCGTTTGCCTCTCCTCTGAttcgtcgtcttcttctccaAGAAGACCTAAACTCGTCGTGTCTCCTAGTCTCTTTACTTATCAC GACATGTGGGATAAGTTTCCTGCTGCCGGGTACGATCCATGCACAGAAGCCTATACCGAAAACTATTTCAACCGGAAAGATGTGCAGGTGGCGCTCCATGCGAACGTAACAAACCTTCCTTATCCATACACTCCTTGCAG CGGGGTAATAAGGAGATGGAGTGAGGCTCCATCCACCGTGCTTCCCACCATCCAGAAGCTTTTGACGGGCGGCCTACGCATCTGGATCTATAG CGGAGATACTGATGGGAGAGTACCAGTAACATCTACGCGTTATAGCATAAAGAAGATGGGACCAAAGGTAATGTTACCGTGGAGGTCATGGTTTCACGAGAGTCAAGTGGGTGGATGGGTTGAGACTTACGCTGGAGGACTAACGTTCGCTACAGTTAGAGGAGCTGGTCATCAGGTCCCGGTCTTTGCTCCGGCGCAATCCCTCACCCTATTCTCTCACTTTCTCTCTTCCACCCCATTGCCTTCAAAACGTTTCTGA
- the LOC108816309 gene encoding uncharacterized protein At5g23160: protein MARTDKRARERNGSSSYFLGCFGFSREKYSDKGMVETDKGGERKMKKKKKSKKPSRWFLCSKFRFKNGEIKPAPIEETEKPTSSVEDKTDKKKPVLLISRMTDRKNIPADEKTAVNHETRETKPKDLQVVTTDRSKPTEPLPSSRGDTCPARISNSARYGKPKMKPSREKGGSRVEKFDPVIGISVIVLTLVIMLVWGRLCAILCTSAWCYFLPRLRDAAALAKRKRSGSDGSVCAPDLNSESYKRKVVMDGFLGRQNRVSLS from the exons ATGGCCAGAACCGATAAGAGAGCCCGAGAAAGAAACGGCTCTTCTTCGTATTTTCTAGGATGTTTCGGATTTTCTCGGGAAAAATACTCAGACAAGGGGATGGTTGAGACGGACAAGGGTGGTgaaaggaagatgaagaagaagaagaagagcaagaagccAAGTCGGTGGTTTTTATGTTCTAAGTTTCGCTTCAAGAACGGCGAGATCAAACCGGCGCCGATAGAGGAAACAGAGAAACCGACTTCGAGCGTAGAAGATAAAACTGATAAGAAGAAACCCGTTCTGCTGATAAGTCGTATGACTGATCGTAAGAATATTCCGGCTGATGAAAAGACCGCCGTGAATCATGAAACAAGAGAG ACAAAACCGAAGGACTTACAAGTCGTAACGACCGACCGATCAAAACCCACTGAACCGTTGCCTTCCTCGAGAGGAGACACGTGTCCTGCACGTATATCCAACTCAGCCCGTTACGGGAAACCGAAGATGAAACCGTCTCGGGAGAAAGGCGGGTCACGGGTCGAAAAGTTTGATCCGGTGATTGGTATTTCAGTCATTGTATTGACGCTGGTGATTATGTTAGTTTGGGGTCGACTCTGTGCGATTCTATGTACATCCGCTTGGTGTTATTTTCTACCTCGTCTCAGAGACGCGGCCGCGTTAGCAAAACGCAAACGCAGCGGTAGCGACGGTTCCGTGTGTGCGCCGGATTTGAATTCAGAGTCGTATAAAAGAAAAGTCGTTATGGACGGGTTTCTTGGCCGGCAAAATCGCGTTTCATTGTCGTGA
- the LOC108814689 gene encoding ATP-dependent Clp protease proteolytic subunit 2, mitochondrial codes for MRGLISGAKRLWTLSPQTAITTAIARRSYSVIPMVIETSSRGERAYDIFSRLLKERIICINGPINDDTSHVVVAQLLYLESENPSKPIHMYLNSPGGHVTAGLAIYDTMQYIRSPISTICLGQAASMASLLLAAGAKGQRRSLPNASVMIHQPSGGYSGQAKDMTIHTKQIVRVWDALNQLYVKHTGQPIDVVEKNMDRDHFMTPEEAKSFGIIDEVIDERPMELVKDAVGDESKDKS; via the exons ATGAGGGGTCTGATCTCCGGCGCGAAGAGGCTGTGGACACTATCACCGCAGACGGCGATAACCACCGCCATAGCGAGAAGAAGCTACAGTGTAATACCGATGGTCATCGAGACTTCATCGCGAGGCGAGAGAGCTTACGACATCTTCTCGCGACTGCTCAAGGAGCGTATCATCTGCATCAACGGCCCCATAAACGACGACACGTCCCACGTCGTCGTGGCTCAGCTTCTCTACCTCGAGTCCGAGAATCCTTCGAAGCCGATTCACATGTACCTCAATTCACCAGGCGGACACGTCACCGCCG GTCTTGCGATTTACGATACTATGCAGTACATTCGATCTCCGATAAGCACGATTTGTTTAGGTCAAGCTGCGTCCATGGCTTCTCTTCTGTTGGCAGCAGGTGCCAAAGGACAGAGACGGTCACTTCCCAATGCGAGCGTCATGATTCATCAACCTTCGGGAGGATACAGCGGACAAGCCAAGGATATGACTATCCACACGAAGCAGATTGTTCGTGTTTGGGATGCTTTGAACCAGCTGTACGTGAAACACACGGGGCAACCCATCGATGTGGTTGAGAAGAACATGGATAGGGATCATTTCATGACTCCTGAAGAGGCTAAATCGTTTGGTATAATCGATGAAGTGATTGATGAGAGACCGATGGAGTTGGTGAAGGATGCTGTTGGAGATGAAAGCAAAGATAAAAGTTAA
- the LOC108817143 gene encoding protein HUA2-LIKE 1 has protein sequence MAPSRKKTGSKGIEKGEFRLGDLVLAKVKGFPAWPAKIDRPEDWDQVPDPKKYFVYFFGTQEIGFVAPPDIQAFTSEAKSKLLKRCQGKTVKHFAPAVEEISAAFEKSQSCKSSEALLNAVEPSLTKSKALDGTDHRHTGADESSDKFDSRVDPDLHKLVENDGAEPKPDIGEEDSSPGGGPLEPDSDKRCKDEVLRAKRLPDSRAATDNNSTGQLKGSKKESSDNKLVSDLNIAGCKSSKKLLKEKPSAGVSSDKHEYALGSKNGNLGKKKRFESEFGKSASGADESQRAAKRQRSEDAKDQNPSKRKRLLPDGKAEGSDSAGVVSIRKRETADKEMVGYTRRHKHTLEHTKSSSFSGSRDKKGTNHPERKISSSSAECVKVSAAQLPKRRRAVYISDEDDDEDPKTPVHGGHINVRNDTTDGPKSAKASHDGPKSAKASHDGSKSAKASHDGSKSAKASHDGPKSAKASHDGPKSAKASHDTSIKVKRFEGSEESAETGKVPLYKNYKEASRALPDSVEGLSYSSPMGKSATEFPPENVKPILKSPKKSPKQIAVKKQVTGQNKTAKVSGEGMPDSVESLTNNSSMGKPVIKLPTKNVKQVVKSPKKSPQLVSTKNQVARQHKIGKVSGVGMSKKCQGDSSKDAVAVSDRASSSQSQRSKPALGEKPTNTPKVATRLNDAVVSIDTSVNLSAGRIGVNQENGSTPLISSGLPDSSSSMKFLIAAAQAKRKQAHTHTSPSVNLDNKFSGIGETQMRNNSPSMVQNVSSPAGDAMVTDTLGHQEVTTPSNHGNQSASSSQAEIEENEERRVSSGHMPVGDAVTEAAISKDAFEGMIETLSRTKESIGRATRQAIQCAKHGIASEVVELLIRKLESEPHFRRKVDLFFLVDSITQCSHSQQGIAGALYIPTVQAALPRLLGAAAPSGTGARENRHQCRKVLRLWLERKIFPDSLLRRYIGDISTSGGDATAGFTLRRPSRSERSVDDPLREMEGMLVDEYGSYASFQLPGFLSSHTVGDDEEDEDHPTTSREVKNTHIEEPADAIGKLEAHDSPSDKPHCVREMEDASYQPRDEDPSYDSSSDKPHSVLEAVNGVREIEDVSYQRRIEEPSYICGIEARVSPVATTATEPFPEGSPPLPHESPPSPPPLPPSPPSPSPPPPPSSPPQLPPPPPLSEQFLPAAPAPLPPCQSITLPQSSITQPSKPSYPSLPLQPGFAPASYPVLQHEYHISTQRSIVAIDQPLRPSSISLGHAPRTTHLAPAPSSHFSLPSRVIESQPQRSSFPPPYPFPIQPVDAPRHMNEDQWRLPSNARRADTQHGAWIRGRNPLPGSLTVTDGFVQPPRERPPSGPMSYQFAANNMHAVTVVGHTASQMLPSRPDPSSAARWRPS, from the exons ATGGCTCCCAGCCGTAAAAAAACAGGGAGCAAAGGCATCGAGAAAGGAGAGTTTAGACTGGGTGATCTGGTTCTTGCTAAAGTCAAAGGCTTCCCTGCTTGGCCTGCTAAG ATCGACCGGCCCGAAGATTGGGATCAGGTACCAGACCCAAAGAAATACTTCGTTTATTTCTTTGGAACACAGGAAAT AGGTTTTGTTGCGCCTCCTGATATTCAAGCCTTCACTAGTGAGGCAAAGAGTAAACTTCTAAAAAGATGTCAAGGGAAAACGGTCAAGCACTTCGCACCAGCTGTGGAGGAAATCTCCGCTGCGTTTGAGAAGTCGCAGAGTTGCAAGTCCAGTGAGGCTCTTTTGAATGCTGTTGAGCCTAGTTTGACAAAGTCTAAGGCATTGGATGGAACCGATCATAGACACACTGGTGCGGATGAAAGTTCTGATAAGTTCGATTCTAGGGTGGATCCTGATCTCCATAAATTAGTTGAGAATGATGGTGCGGAGCCAAAGCCTGACATAGGAGAGGAAGATTCCTCCCCGGGTGGTGGGCCACTGGAGCCTGACTCGGATAAAAGATGTAAAGATGAGGTTCTTAGAGCCAAGCGTCTGCCTGATAGTCGAGCTGCTACAGATAATAATTCCACTGGTCAATTAAAGGGCAGTAAAAAGGAATCTTCTGACAATAAGTTGGTTTCGGATCTTAATATCGCTGGTTGTAAAAGCTCAAAAAAGTTGCTTAAAGAGAAACCAAGCGCCGGTGTCTCGAGTGATAAGCATGAGTATGCACTTGGCTCTAAAAATGGGAATTTGGGGAAGAAAAAGAGGTTTGAAAGTGAATTTGGAAAGTCTGCATCAGGAGCAGATGAAAGTCAACGTGCTGCCAAGAGACAACGATCTGAAGATGCTAAGGATCAAAACCCATCTAAGAGGAAACGTCTTCTTCCTGATGGTAAAGCCGAGGGATCTGATTCAGCTGGCGTTGTGTCAATTCGAAAGCGTGAGACTGCTGATAAGGAAATGGTTGGTTATACAAGGCGCCACAAACATACACTTGAGCACACAAAATCTTCCTCCTTTTCTGGCTCTCGTGATAAAAAGGGAACAAATCATCCAGAGCGGAAGATCAGTTCATCTTCTGCTGAATGTGTGAAGGTTTCAGCTGCTCAGCTGCCTAAGAGACGGAGGGCAGTTTATATCTCTGATGAAGATGACGATGAAGATCCAAAGACTCCGGTGCATGGAGGACATATCAATGTTCGCAATGATACTACTGATGGTCCTAAAAGTGCTAAGGCGTCCCATGATGGTCCTAAAAGTGCTAAGGCGTCCCATGATGGTTCTAAAAGTGCTAAGGCGTCCCATGATGGTTCTAAAAGTGCTAAGGCGTCCCATGATGGTCCTAAAAGTGCTAAGGCGTCCCATGATGGTCCTAAAAGTGCTAAGGCGTCCCATGATACTTCTATTAAAGTGAAGCGGTTTGAAGGATCTGAAGAAAGTGCCGAAACAGGGAAGGTACCGCTGTATAAAAATTACAAGGAGGCTTCACGTGCACTTCCTGATAGCGTGGAGGGTCTTTCGTACAGCTCGCCTATGGGAAAATCTGCGACCGAGTTCCCCCCAGAAAATGTCAAGCCAATCTTAAAATCTCCCAAGAAATCCCCCAAGCAGATTGCAGTCAAGAAACAGGTGACAGGACAAAATAAAACTGCGAAAGTCTCTGGTGAAGGAATGCCAGATAGCGTGGAGAGCCTCACTAACAACTCGTCTATGGGAAAACCAGTCATCAAGTTGCCCACAAAAAATGTTAAGCAGGTCGTGAAATCTCCTAAGAAGTCCCCTCAGTTGGTTTCAACTAAGAATCAGGTGGCACGACAACATAAAATCGGAAAAGTCTCTGGTGTGGGGATGTCAAAAAAATGCCAAGGTGATTCTTCCAAGGATGCAGTGGCTGTTTCTGATAGAGCTAGCTCTTCTCAATCTCAAAGAAGCAAACCAGCATTAGGGGAAAAACCAACAAACACTCCAAAAGTTGCAACTCGTTTGAACGATGCTGTAGTGTCAATAGACACTTCTGTTAACCTGTCCGCTGGGAG GATTGGTGTCAATCAAGAAAATGGAAGTACTCCGTTGATCAGTTCCGGGTTGCCAGATTCTTCTTCATCTATGAAGTTTCTGATTGCAGCTGCCCAAGCAAAAAGGAAACAAGCACATACACATACTTCACCGTCTGTGAATTTAGACAATAAGTTCTCTGGCATCGGTGAAACTCAGATGAGAAATAACAGCCCTTCCATGGTTCAGAATGTATCATCTCCTGCTGGCGACGCCATGGTGACTGATACTCTGGGACACCAAGAAGTTACAACTCCGTCAAATCATGGAAACCAGTCCGCATCAAGTAGCCAAGCTGAGATTGAAGAGAATGAAGAGAGAAGAGTTAGCTCAGGGCATATGCCAGTTGGGGATGCTGTCACTGAGGCTGCAATTTCAAAAGATGCTTTCGAGGGAATGATAGAGACCTTATCCAGAACGAAGGAAAGTATTGGACGTGCAACACGCCAGGCAATTCAGTGTGCCAAGCATGGGATTGCCAGTGAG gttgtGGAACTTCTCATACGAAAGCTAGAAAGTGAGCCTCATTTCCGCCGTAAAGTGGACTTGTTTTTTCTCGTTGATTCGATCACCCAGTGTTCCCATAGCCAACAAG GTATAGCTGGCGCGTTGTATATTCCTACTGTGCAGGCAGCCTTGCCACGCCTTCTAGGTGCTGCGGCTCCGTCAGGGACTGGTGCTCGTGAAAATCGCCATCAATGTCGCAAG GTGTTGAGGTTGTGGCTTGAGAGGAAGATTTTCCCAGATTCTCTCCTGCGTCGCTATATTGGTGATATTAGTACCTCTGGCGGCGATGCAACCGCTGGGTTTACCTTACGACGTCCTTCTAGATCTGAGCGTTCTGTAGATGACCCTCTAAGGGAAATGGAGGGGATGCTTGTTGATGAGTATGGGAG TTATGCGAGTTTTCAGCTGCCTGGATTTTTATCTTCTCATACTGTTGGAgacgatgaagaagatgaggatCATCCAACCACATCACGGGAAGTTAAAAACACACATATTGAAGAACCAGCCGATGCTATAGGCAAATTAGAGGCACATGATAGTCCGAGTGATAAACCTCACTGTGTACGCGAAATGGAAGATGCTTCTTATCAGCCAAGAGATGAAGATCCTTCGTATGATAGTTCGAGTGATAAACCTCACAGTGTGTTAGAGGCTGTCAATGGTGTGCGTGAAATTGAAGATGTTTCTTATCAGCGAAGAATTGAAGAACCATCGTATATCTGTGGGATTGAAGCAAGGGTCTCACCGGTTGCAACCACTGCAACTGAG CCTTTTCCAGAGGGTTCTCCTCCGCTCCCTCATGAATCGCCTCCGTCTCCCCCTCCCCTACCTCCTTCTCCTCCATCCCCATCCCCTCCTCCACCTCCATCATCTCCACCGCagctaccaccaccaccgcctctCTCTGAGCAATTTTTACCAGCAGCACCAGCTCCATTACCACCTTGCCAATCTATAACTCTACCACAATCATCCATAACTCAACCGTCCAAGCCTAGCTATCCTTCGTTACCACTTCAACCAGGATTTGCTCCTGCATCATATCCAGTATTGCAACATGAATACCATATATCTACGCAGCGGTCTATCGTTGCTATT GACCAACCACTTCGGCCGAGCAGTATCTCTTTGGGACATGCCCCGAGGACTACGCATCTCGCTCCAGCCCCATCCAGCCATTTTTCGCTTCCAAGTCGGGTTATTGAATCACAACCCCAACGCTCCTCCTTTCCTCCTCCTTACCCTTTTCCAATTCAGCCAGTTGACGCCCCGCGACATATGAATGAGGATCAATGGCGGTTGCCTTCAAATGCACGTCGTGCAGATACTCAACATGGAGCTTGGATACGTGGAAGAAACCCACTTCCAGGCTCTCTTACGGTTACAGATG GTTTCGTTCAGCCTCCTCGAGAAAGACCACCTTCAGGGCCAATGAGCTATCAATTTGCTGCTAATAATATGCATGCGGTTACAGTTGTAG GTCATACTGCTTCTCAGATGCTACCATCTCGGCCTGACCCATCTTCTGCAGCTCGTTGGAGGCCTTCTTGA
- the LOC108817145 gene encoding uncharacterized protein LOC108817145 produces the protein MYMDRERRLSNRNGTPPPPEYSNGKFRDDNCYGGFLDRSENSREKSPSRSKILRIPSPNSSPPPSSSSPTFPGSNSPDRGYIEHRVSKFDTLAGIAIKYGVEVADVKKMNGLVTDLQMFALKSLQIPLPGRHPPSPCLSNGSLHHGEGCSCHELEPPNDNNDVFDSFQSLRLKSSEKKVSPAMYSLQGYYGLKPANRTVSEGGFLEMGTYKTETSHHHLSSNGGSNQYLRPFPSTSTPLNHHRKSRSLANALFDEVNQSPDSNNTGQETSSDKFMRRRQKSEADFSSRTPELLLKEENSSSNGGFLSIAGKGLALRSKASSRTNLSAESETSSFNPVPINLMDAPVSDSFGSVRKSSSASSLQDPEGNSSSNGSSSLSLWPTSKWSLKPDLLTPAAITSSIFDGLPKPLTGRKSKTAMD, from the exons atgtacaTGGATCGAGAGAGAAGGCTTTCCAATCGCAATGggactcctcctcctcccgaATACAGCAACGGCAAGTTCCGCGATGATAATTGTTACGGTGGATTCTTAGATCGATCGGAAAATTCCCGAGAGAAGAGTCCTTCTAGATCTAAGATCCTTCGCATCCCCTCGCCGAACTCGTCTCCTCCTCCTTCCAGCTCTTCCCCGACTTTCCCTGGCTCGAACTCCCCTGACCGGGGTTATATCGAGCACCGCGTCTCCAAGTTCGATACTCTCGCCGGCATTGCCATCAAATACGGCGTCGAG GTTGCAGATGTTAAAAAGATGAATGGACTCGTTACTGATCTTCAAATGTTTGCTCTCAAGTCTCTTCAGATTCCATTACCTGGGAGACATCCTCCTTCTCCTTGTTTATCTAATGGCTCCTTACACCATGG AGAGGGATGTTCATGCCACGAACTGGAACCGCCAAACGATAACAACGACGTGTTTGACTCATTCCAGTCTTTGAGACTGAAATCTTCGGAGAAGAAAGTTTCCCCAGCCATGTACTCGCTGCAAGGCTATTACGGGCTAAAACCAGCAAACAGAACAGTTTCCGAAGGAGGGTTCTTGGAGATGGGAACTTACAAGACAGaaacttctcatcatcatctctctagCAACGGTGGTAGTAATCAGTACCTCAGACCTTTCCCTTCCACTAGCACTCCCTTAAACCACCACAGGAAGTCGAGAAGCTTAGCCAATGCACTTTTCGATGAGGTTAACCAATCACCGGACAGCAACAACACCGGTCAAGAAACGAGTTCCGATAAGTTTATGAGAAGACGTCAAAAATCCGAAGCCGATTTTTCATCCCGGACTCCGGAACTTCTGTTGAAAGAGGAGAACAGTAGCAGCAATGGAGGGTTTTTATCGATAGCTGGAAAAGGCCTAGCTTTGAGATCGAAAGCTTCGAGCAGAACTAATCTATCAGCAGAATCTGAGACTAGTAGTTTCAACCCGGTACCAATCAACTTGATGGATGCTCCAGTTTCAGACAGCTTTGGCAGTGTTAGAAAATCGTCGAGTGCATCGAGTCTGCAAGATCCCGAAGGTAACAGCAGCAGCAACGGTTCATCATCACTGTCTCTATGGCCGACTTCTAAATGGAGCTTGAAACCTGATTTGCTTACGCCTGCGGCTATTACAAGCTCAATCTTTGATGGGTTACCAAAGCCTTTAACAGGTCGGAAAAGCAAGACTGCTATGGACTAA
- the LOC108815858 gene encoding protein Dr1 homolog yields MDPMDIVGKSKEDASLPKATMTKIIKEMLPADVRVARDAQDLLIECCVEFINLISSESNEVCNKEDKRTIAPEHVLKALQVLGFGEYVEEVYAAYEQHKYETMQDSQRSVKMNSGAEMTEEEAAAEQQRMFAEARARMNGGVSIPQPDQEQQVDDNTQQSNLQS; encoded by the exons ATGGATCCGATGGATATAGTTGGAAAATCTAAGGAAGATGCTTCGCTACCAAAAG ctACAAtgactaaaattataaaagagaTGTTACCAGCGGATGTTCGTGTTGCTAGAGATGCGCAAGATCTTCTCATCGAGTGTTGTGTAG AGTTTATAAATCTGATATCGTCAGAGTCTAATGAAGTGTGTAACAAAGAGGATAAACGAACAATCGCGCCTGAGCATGTGCTCAAAGCGCTTCAGGTTCTTGGCTTTGGGGAATACGTTGAAGAAGTCTACGCTGCTTATGAGCAACATAAATACGAAACCATG CAAGATTCACAGAGGAGTGTGAAGATGAACAGCGGAGCAGAGATGACGGAGGAGGAAGCAGCGGCGGAACAGCAGAGAATGTTTGCCGAAGCTCGAGCGAGAATGAATGGTGGTGTTTCTATTCCTCAACCAGATCAAGAACAACAAGTAGATGATAATACCCAACAGTCGAATCTACAAAGCTAA
- the LOC108818409 gene encoding H/ACA ribonucleoprotein complex subunit 2-like protein, producing MGSDTEAEKSIQKENKKKVISLAPIAKPLAGKKLQKRTFKLIQKAAGNKCLKRGVKEVVKSIRRGQKGLCVIAGNISPIDVITHLPVLCEEAGVPYVYVPSKEDLAQAGATKRPTCCVLVMLKPAKGELSAEDLKQLKTDYEQVSDDVKELSTSVI from the exons ATGGGAAGCGACACCGAAGCAGAGAAGTCGATTCAAAAGGAGAATAAGAAGAAGGTTATCTCTCTTGCCCCTATCGCTAAACCTCTCGCCGGCAAAAAGCTACAGAAGAGAACATTTAAACTCATTCAAAAAG CTGCTGGAAACAAATGCTTGAAGAGAGGCGTCAAGGAAGTTGTCAAGAGCATAAGACGTGGCCAGAAAGG ATTATGTGTTATAGCTGGAAACATATCTCCCATTGATGTGATTACCCATCTTCCAGTCTTGTGTGAAGAAGCTGGTGTTCCATACGTCTACGTTCCATCTAAAGAA GATCTCGCGCAAGCCGGGGCAACAAAACGACCCACTTGTTGTGTCTTGGTCATGCTTAAACCGGCCAAAGGTGAACTAAGCGCGGAAGATCTTAAACAGCTGAAGACAGACTACGAACAAGTCTCTGACGATGTTAAAGAGCTTTCAACTTCAGTAATCTGA